GGCCAGCAGGCGTCGCACCACCATCTCGCCTTCGGCGATGAATCGCCCTTCCAGCCGCGCCAGCTCGCGATCTTTGAGATTGCGGTAGACGCCGATTCGCTCGTCGTCGATGGTCGTCACAAAATATGTCGCCGGCGATTCGGGCACGACTGGCTCTTCAGGTTCGGTACGGGACGCCGACGTCGGCCACGATCACCTCGCCGGTGAACTCAGCCGCGCCGGGCTCGTCGAAGCCCTTCTTGCGGGCGACGAAGGTGACGGTCATCACCGCCTTGACGACCGGACCGGTGGGCAGGCCGCTGTCGCAGTCCAGTCCGGTGGGGATGTCCACCGCCAGCACGGGACGGGCGGCGGCGACGATCTGAGCGACGGCCGTCGCGGCGGCGCCTCGCAGCGGCCCGCTCACGCCGGTGCCGCCAACGGCGTCGATGACCAGTTCGCACTCCGCCAGGCGCCCGCCCAGGTTCGCAACGGCGCTTTCGGTCAGGGCGTGGATCTCGTGACCCAGGGCCCGGATGGCTTTGAAGTTGACCAGCGCGTCGCCTTCGATGCGATCGATCGGCGAGATGATAAAGGTGGACACCACCGCCCCGCGCAGCGCCAGATGCCTGGCGGCCACAAAGCCGTCGCCGCCGTTATTGCCCGCCCCGGCCACCACGGCCACGCGGCGGGCGACGGGGCTGCCCAGGAACCGGCAGGCCGCGTCGGCGACCTGTCTGCCGGCGTTCTCCATCAGGATGACGCCGGGGATTCCGAGTTCCTCGATGGCCCAACGGTCGACAGCCCGCACGTCCTGTCGCGACAGAGCGGTCATGGCGAGGCTCGCTACATGGCCTCTTCGATGGCTTCTTTCAGATCGGCTTTCTGCTGGAGGCCGACGAACTTCTTGACGACCTGCCCGTCCTTGAAAATCATCAGCGTCGGAATGGCCGTGATACCGAAACGCCGGGCGGT
The sequence above is drawn from the Planctomycetaceae bacterium genome and encodes:
- a CDS encoding NAD(P)H-hydrate epimerase, whose protein sequence is MTALSRQDVRAVDRWAIEELGIPGVILMENAGRQVADAACRFLGSPVARRVAVVAGAGNNGGDGFVAARHLALRGAVVSTFIISPIDRIEGDALVNFKAIRALGHEIHALTESAVANLGGRLAECELVIDAVGGTGVSGPLRGAAATAVAQIVAAARPVLAVDIPTGLDCDSGLPTGPVVKAVMTVTFVARKKGFDEPGAAEFTGEVIVADVGVPYRT